Below is a window of Malania oleifera isolate guangnan ecotype guangnan chromosome 1, ASM2987363v1, whole genome shotgun sequence DNA.
ACCTTCCTCGGGGTCGGGACAGAacccacatccttctccacatgttgtaatccatgtctGTTGTATATATGAAATGCCTTGTGTTTTGTACATCCTGCCTCCATGTTAAACAtccatatcacttggccaatgtTTCAAAAAAAgcctaattcacttaaaagtcaAACTTTATCTCTTAAAGCACCCTACCCAGGGGAAAATGGATCATCCTTGAGATCATTGAGTTTTTTTTCCAGAACCTTGGCCAAATGATTAATTAGGTTACATtccatgcatacatgcatacatgtTCTTCTCCAAGGGGCCGATAATCACTCTCTGACTTCCCGATAGGCAAAGTTAAATCTAGAATCCCAACATTGAGCCCACTACTACGCACCCTTACAACACCCGCAGAAAAGCAAAATCTATGGCAGAACAGTTGGAAAGCCATGTTCTGGGGATCGAGCAGGGGCAGGAAGAGCTGAGCAATCAGCTAAAGAAGATATTGGACCTACTATTGAACAAAGGGAAGACAGTCCAAGATCAGGATCATGAAGAAGGAAATTACCCTATCCACCGCCCGGTTTTATGCCAATTCATGGGCAATCTACTGGTCTGCCCCCATTCACCTCGGAGAAACCGCCGCATGACACACCACCTTTTATCCCGACAGTGACAAGAATGGGGATGCCCTCATCAGCAATTGTGGGTGTAGGGACAAGCAAGACCGCGACGGAATACCTTTGTGACGAGTTGGAAGAGCGGCTAAGGGCCATAGAGGGGACTCGAACCGCCAGTATCACTAGACCCTCAGATTACTACCTCGTGCCTAATGTAGTCCTTCCTCCAAAGTTTAAGATGCCAGACTTCGAGAAGTTTGACAGGACCACATGCCCTCAGACCCACCTTCGAATGTATTGTCAGTCGATGGCCGCCTATACCGATAATGAaaagttgatgatgcattgcttccgAAGTAGTCTTACCGGGACAGCGGCTAGATGGTATGTCTAGCAGAATAAGGCCCAGATCCGTACGTGAGgtgacttggccaatgccttcaAAGCTCAATATCATCATATCTTGGAAATGGCTTCGGACAGGATCTCTCTTCCTGAAATGGAGAAGAAGCCAACAGAAACTTTCAGGGAGTATGCACACCATTGGAGAGACGCAGCCACTCAAGTGGACCCTCCGGTCAGCGACCGTGAGGTAATATCGATGTTCGTAGGGACTTTAAAAGATCCCTACCGTTCATATCTGGTAGGGTCCACCCCTCataacttcatggacattgtggcGGCAGGGGCCAGAGTGGAAGCCGACGTCAAAGCTAGACGGATAAAGACTGGCACTATCGATAACGGCCCAAGTAAGAAGTGGGTCAAGggtaaaaaggaagaagagacccAAATGATACAGGGGTCTATCAGGAGCCTAAGGCAAAGAAGATGAAGTCAACAACCTAGGAGAAATTTCTACATGGAACCAGAAGTGAACCAAACACTACATATGGGCCCGAGGCCCCAGTTTGCAACCCCCCGACTAAGACCAGCACCAACAAACAATCAAGTTCGAGAAAGGGATGCACCGAGGAATGCTAGAAGGATTGACCCAATCCCAATGCCCTATGCCGACTTGTTTCCTCAACTGTGTGAGAGAGGAATGGTGATGACCATACCAGCCATTCCCGTCACCGATCCCCCACCACGATGGTTTGATCCCAATGCCCACTGTGCATACCACGCAAACTCTCCGGGCCACTCCATTGACCAGTGCTGGGCTTTCAAATATAAAGTTCAGTCATTGAAGGATGCGGGGTGGCTGGCCTTTGATGACAAGCCGACAGGCATTCAGGGAAACCCTTTACCCAATCATGAGGGAGACCAAATTGGTATGGTCGGGGTAGAACTCAGAAAGCCACAAAAAGCCAACCAAGATCGTTTGGCTTTGGATGCTGAAATCCCCTACAGAGTGGATTCGTCATCTCCAACCAGGAGTACAGCTTCAGAACTTGAGTTCTTTTGATTTACCAGATATCATCATGTAATGATCTTTTTTCAGGATTCGTTTAGTTATGTTTTTCTTTTATATTCCCCCGGCCACCTAAAAATCGGGGAAGCTCCTTAATGAAAATGAATCATGCATTCCTTGTCATTTATGTGCATTTTGGAAATCAACTGTcaaaatttgtttgttaatttcatacaggaataaagaaaataacaacaccagaatccctcgccgagtaattgacattaactttgaaaatctaatccatgaaaccgaagttgaagatcaagaaataaaGTTGTCCcttgaaatggaaagaatgttaaagtccgatgaaaaaccaaccttgaCCAACAGCGATCCCACCGTCGTGATTAATCTTGGAACCGAGGAAGAACCCAAGCAGATGAAAATCGGGGCACTACTAAAGGGAGAAGAAAAGAACCAGTTAAATTTGATCAAGGAGAAAAGGATGGCTGCCATGGCCCATCGACAATTGTACTAAAGAAGGATGATAAGAGCGTTTAACCGAAAAGTGCGGCCCCGACAGTTTCAGGAGGGGAACCTAGTACTGAAAAAGATTTTATCGATTTATACGAACCCTCGTGGCAAGTGGACACCAAACTATGAAGGGCCTTACGTGGTAAAGAAGGCATTCTCAGGAGGCGCCCAACTGTTAGCAAATATGGATGGAACCAACCTATTGCACCTCATTAACTCTGAtgctgtaaagaaatattatgcttgatggttgtatacatctccaaaagaaattaatgaaAGGATCATTTCACGTGTTCCCTCTTTGCTCATTGTTTCGATTAAATGACAGATGGCCATTTTTGGACCA
It encodes the following:
- the LOC131148082 gene encoding uncharacterized protein LOC131148082 — its product is MPIHGQSTGLPPFTSEKPPHDTPPFIPTVTRMGMPSSAIVGVGTSKTATEYLCDELEERLRAIEGTRTASITRPSDYYLVPNVVLPPKFKMPDFEKFDRTTCPQTHLRMYCQSMAAYTDNEKLMMHCFRSSLTGTAARWISLPEMEKKPTETFREYAHHWRDAATQVDPPVSDREVISMFVGTLKDPYRSYLVGSTPHNFMDIVAAGARVEADVKARRIKTGTIDNGPSKKWVKGKKEEETQMIQGSIRSLRQRR